From Edaphobacter lichenicola, the proteins below share one genomic window:
- a CDS encoding DUF5076 domain-containing protein, with product MGAEKTLAIPEEAQRDKASFEVLRVWIAEQGQHVSIRSGAWEDPFAWGIVLADLARHIALAHQLQNKDTNPEAFLNRLLEGFEAEIENPTDEPEGEVTQ from the coding sequence ATGGGAGCAGAAAAGACCTTAGCAATCCCCGAAGAAGCACAGCGCGACAAAGCCTCCTTCGAGGTACTCCGCGTCTGGATCGCCGAACAGGGTCAGCACGTCAGCATCCGCAGCGGAGCCTGGGAGGATCCCTTCGCCTGGGGCATCGTCCTCGCCGACCTCGCCCGCCACATCGCCCTCGCCCACCAGCTCCAAAACAAGGACACCAACCCCGAAGCCTTCCTCAATCGCCTCCTCGAAGGCTTCGAGGCCGAGATCGAAAACCCCACCGACGAACCCGAGGGCGAAGTCACTCAATAA
- the dnaB gene encoding replicative DNA helicase, with protein MASFAQLNVSEGLPASIHTEVAILGAMLLDGLAVNDATGRLKAEDFSLDSHQRIYRAMVDMMALGHGIDYMTVRVELERRREIDSIGGPAYLAFLTEGIPRNFNIESYVRIVKDKSLLRQLMAIFGDGLTLASDQSEEAIHVLSNVEAKLSEVADSAIQYGFSDIATIVKESFGSIDALYEQGREVTGLATHYIEFDRMTSGLQESELTIIAARPSMGKTAWAINIAENAAVRGGKVVAVFSLEMSKASLLRRMLASQALVNSKAIQTGMLMREDRAKLIAGLERLMESKMFIDDTPGITLAEMRAKARRLKQQHGQLDLIVIDYLQLMTGSSGSQKGFENRTQEVSAISRGLKALAKEMKVPVVALSQLSRASEQRGGDKKPLLSDLRESGSIEQDADVVCFIHREEYYDRENEDLKGKAEIIIAKQRNGPTGSIQLAYLSDYTRFENLSHAGDSGGY; from the coding sequence ATGGCATCTTTTGCTCAACTGAATGTGTCGGAGGGTCTGCCGGCATCGATACACACCGAGGTTGCCATTCTGGGGGCGATGCTTCTTGATGGGCTTGCGGTCAACGATGCGACGGGAAGGTTGAAGGCGGAAGATTTTTCGCTTGATTCGCACCAGCGCATCTATCGGGCGATGGTCGACATGATGGCGCTGGGGCACGGTATCGACTACATGACCGTTCGTGTGGAGCTGGAGCGCAGGCGTGAGATTGATTCGATTGGCGGGCCGGCGTATCTGGCTTTTTTGACGGAGGGGATTCCGCGCAACTTCAACATCGAGAGCTATGTCCGGATTGTGAAGGACAAGAGCCTGCTGCGACAGTTGATGGCCATCTTTGGCGACGGACTGACGCTTGCGTCGGACCAGTCCGAGGAGGCGATTCATGTTCTGAGTAATGTCGAAGCCAAGCTGTCGGAGGTGGCCGATAGCGCGATTCAGTATGGCTTTTCGGACATTGCGACGATTGTGAAGGAGTCGTTTGGGTCGATTGACGCGCTGTATGAGCAGGGGCGCGAGGTTACGGGGCTGGCGACGCACTACATTGAGTTCGACCGGATGACGAGCGGGTTGCAGGAGTCGGAGCTGACGATTATTGCGGCGCGGCCTTCGATGGGCAAGACGGCGTGGGCGATCAACATTGCGGAGAATGCGGCGGTGCGCGGGGGCAAGGTGGTGGCGGTGTTCTCGCTTGAGATGAGCAAGGCGAGTCTGCTGCGCAGAATGCTGGCCTCGCAGGCGCTGGTGAACTCGAAGGCGATTCAGACGGGAATGTTGATGCGCGAGGACCGGGCGAAGCTGATCGCAGGCCTCGAGCGGCTGATGGAGTCGAAGATGTTTATCGACGATACGCCGGGGATTACGCTGGCGGAGATGCGGGCGAAGGCGCGTCGGCTGAAGCAGCAGCATGGGCAACTTGATCTGATCGTGATTGATTATTTGCAGCTGATGACGGGGTCCTCGGGGTCGCAGAAGGGATTTGAGAATCGGACGCAGGAGGTCTCGGCGATCTCGCGTGGGCTGAAGGCGCTGGCGAAGGAGATGAAGGTGCCGGTGGTGGCGCTGTCGCAGCTCTCGCGTGCGAGTGAGCAGAGGGGTGGGGATAAGAAGCCGCTGTTGAGCGATCTGCGCGAGTCGGGTTCGATCGAGCAGGATGCGGACGTGGTGTGCTTTATTCATCGCGAGGAGTACTACGACCGGGAGAATGAGGATCTGAAGGGCAAGGCGGAGATCATTATTGCGAAGCAGAGGAATGGGCCGACGGGGAGTATCCAGCTGGCGTATCTGTCGGACTATACGCGGTTCGAGAATCTGTCGCATGCTGGGGATTCGGGCGGGTACTAA
- a CDS encoding aldo/keto reductase family oxidoreductase, with amino-acid sequence MTQQTNLAGTFTFPGTAMTVNRMGYGAMQLAGPHVFGPPRDLDAALAVLREAIAAGVNHIDTSDFYGPHVTNQIIKQALHPYPDGLVIVTKVGARRGADASWNPALSRQDIIDAVHDNLRNLALEKLDIVNLRVGGVMGPTDGSIEAPLTVLAELKAQGLIRHLGLSNVTPQQLAEAQKITDIVCIQNLYNVAHRTDDAFLDDLTRQGIAYVPFFPLGGFTPLQSATLDAAAASLQSTPMQVAQAWLLHRSPNMLLIPGTSSLDHLRENLKAATLELPPETITSLNAIATAPKP; translated from the coding sequence ATGACGCAACAGACAAATCTAGCCGGAACCTTCACCTTCCCCGGCACCGCAATGACCGTCAATCGCATGGGCTACGGAGCCATGCAACTCGCCGGCCCCCACGTCTTCGGCCCACCGCGCGACCTAGACGCAGCCCTGGCCGTCCTCCGCGAAGCCATCGCCGCCGGCGTCAATCACATCGACACCAGCGACTTCTACGGCCCCCACGTCACCAACCAGATCATCAAACAGGCCCTCCACCCCTACCCCGACGGCCTCGTCATCGTCACCAAAGTAGGCGCCCGCCGCGGCGCAGACGCATCCTGGAACCCAGCCCTCTCCCGCCAGGACATCATCGACGCCGTCCACGACAACCTCCGCAACCTCGCCCTCGAAAAACTCGACATCGTCAACCTCCGCGTCGGAGGAGTCATGGGCCCAACCGACGGCTCCATCGAAGCCCCCCTCACCGTCCTCGCCGAACTCAAAGCCCAGGGCCTCATCCGCCACCTTGGCCTCAGCAACGTCACCCCCCAGCAGCTAGCCGAAGCGCAAAAAATCACCGACATCGTCTGCATCCAGAACCTCTACAACGTAGCCCACCGCACCGACGACGCCTTCCTCGACGACCTCACCCGGCAAGGCATAGCCTACGTCCCCTTCTTCCCCCTCGGAGGCTTCACGCCGCTACAGTCCGCAACGCTCGATGCAGCCGCAGCCTCCCTCCAATCCACCCCCATGCAGGTCGCCCAGGCCTGGCTCCTCCACCGCTCCCCCAACATGCTCCTCATCCCCGGCACCTCATCCCTCGACCACCTGCGCGAGAACCTAAAAGCCGCAACCCTCGAACTCCCACCCGAAACCATCACCAGCCTCAACGCAATCGCCACAGCGCCGAAGCCCTAG
- a CDS encoding TetR/AcrR family transcriptional regulator yields MTQRSQMLLEPRKSPVQARSAASVDAILEATIQVLLSVGKERLTTTKVASRAGVSVGTLYQYFPNKSALLQAALTRHLDEVAGAMSRVCREERGKSLKEMATALINAFLEAKMRDAKTSVALYSVSSDVDGAKIALRNGIETNKALVGMLITARDRVTKDPQIVASMLMSAMAGVSRRLLESGDPEKHFEGLRQELVFLVCAYLKACTVRESA; encoded by the coding sequence TTGACCCAACGTTCTCAGATGCTGCTGGAGCCGCGTAAATCGCCGGTGCAGGCGCGTTCGGCTGCGAGTGTGGATGCGATTCTGGAGGCGACCATTCAGGTTTTGTTGAGCGTGGGCAAGGAGCGGCTGACGACGACGAAGGTGGCGTCGCGGGCGGGGGTGTCGGTGGGGACGCTGTATCAATACTTTCCGAATAAGAGTGCGTTGTTGCAGGCGGCGTTGACGCGGCATCTCGATGAGGTGGCCGGGGCGATGAGCAGGGTGTGCAGGGAGGAGCGGGGAAAGAGTCTGAAGGAGATGGCGACGGCGCTGATCAACGCATTTCTTGAGGCGAAGATGAGGGATGCGAAGACGAGTGTGGCATTGTACTCGGTGAGCTCGGATGTAGATGGGGCGAAGATTGCGCTGAGAAACGGCATAGAGACGAATAAGGCGCTTGTTGGGATGCTGATAACGGCGCGCGATCGGGTGACGAAGGATCCGCAGATTGTGGCTTCGATGTTGATGAGTGCAATGGCCGGGGTGAGCCGGAGATTGCTGGAGTCGGGTGATCCGGAGAAGCACTTTGAGGGTTTGCGGCAGGAGTTGGTGTTTCTGGTGTGCGCTTACCTGAAGGCTTGTACCGTGCGGGAATCTGCCTAG
- a CDS encoding VOC family protein translates to MKEQPKSGAVWFEIPCADLDRAARFYETILDRRMKKDDFGDPGDRMRFFPAAPGGVSGALVKRPFRKPGRGGTMVYLNCDGELDAVIARVREAGGLMLMPRTVIPGGHGAFACLKDTEGNHIGLHTSV, encoded by the coding sequence ATGAAGGAACAGCCTAAGTCAGGGGCGGTTTGGTTCGAGATTCCGTGTGCCGATCTGGATCGGGCAGCGAGGTTTTACGAGACGATTCTGGATCGCAGGATGAAGAAGGATGACTTTGGCGATCCGGGCGATCGGATGCGCTTCTTTCCGGCGGCTCCCGGGGGCGTGAGTGGGGCTTTGGTGAAGCGGCCGTTCAGAAAACCAGGTCGGGGTGGGACGATGGTGTATCTGAACTGCGATGGGGAGCTGGATGCTGTGATTGCCCGGGTTCGTGAGGCTGGCGGGTTGATGCTGATGCCTCGCACGGTGATTCCTGGTGGGCATGGCGCGTTTGCGTGCCTGAAGGATACGGAGGGGAATCACATTGGTCTGCATACTTCGGTTTGA
- a CDS encoding helix-turn-helix transcriptional regulator, with protein MRRADRLFRIVRVLRGGRLQTARMLAEKLEVSERTIYRDVRDLQISGMPIEGEAGVGYTLRRDMDLPPLMFTRDELTALVLGARMVQAWGGAASVASADQALQRIEAVLPADLRERLDSILMYAPGHRMVQPLKERLDLLHDACVGRRVVAFCYAKEDGQSSERAVRPLALYFWGGAWTLAAWCELRKDFRVFRIDRMQEVDVLGREFVQKKGQRLEDFVKQAGKPPYVSEPAVAASIVQG; from the coding sequence ATGCGACGGGCTGACCGACTCTTCCGGATCGTACGAGTGCTGCGCGGGGGCAGGTTGCAGACGGCGCGGATGCTGGCGGAAAAGCTGGAAGTGTCGGAGCGGACGATCTATCGCGATGTGCGCGATCTTCAGATCTCGGGGATGCCGATTGAGGGAGAGGCTGGAGTTGGCTATACGCTGCGGCGGGATATGGACCTGCCTCCGCTGATGTTTACGCGGGATGAGTTGACGGCGCTGGTGCTGGGGGCGCGGATGGTGCAGGCGTGGGGCGGGGCGGCGAGTGTGGCTTCGGCGGATCAGGCGTTGCAGCGGATAGAGGCGGTGCTGCCGGCGGATCTGCGGGAGCGATTGGATTCGATTCTGATGTATGCACCGGGGCACAGAATGGTGCAGCCTTTGAAGGAACGGCTGGATCTGCTGCACGATGCTTGCGTGGGCAGGCGGGTGGTGGCGTTTTGCTATGCGAAGGAGGATGGGCAGAGCAGTGAGCGCGCGGTGAGGCCGCTGGCGCTGTACTTCTGGGGCGGAGCGTGGACGCTGGCGGCTTGGTGCGAGTTGCGGAAGGACTTCAGGGTGTTTCGCATCGATCGGATGCAGGAGGTCGATGTGCTGGGGCGCGAGTTTGTGCAGAAGAAGGGGCAGAGGCTGGAGGACTTTGTGAAGCAGGCAGGGAAGCCGCCTTATGTCTCCGAACCGGCTGTAGCGGCGAGTATCGTGCAGGGTTAG
- a CDS encoding response regulator, with translation MAAKTAKLQIEVVPVAEVPTEDLVAVPKRTRPVVLIVDDERVIADTLSMILSRSGFSTLTAYDGLAGFEIAQRATPDLIISDVVMPGMTGVELAIAVTQMIPTCKILLFSGQAATVDLLKEARNAGHDFTTLTKPVHPTDMLKRVSECLATPRTTFTPTHNRTGDSSRPATYLVN, from the coding sequence ATGGCCGCCAAAACAGCAAAGCTGCAGATTGAAGTCGTCCCCGTCGCAGAAGTCCCCACCGAAGACCTAGTCGCCGTCCCCAAAAGAACCAGGCCAGTCGTCCTCATCGTCGACGACGAGCGAGTCATCGCCGACACCCTCTCGATGATCCTCTCTCGCAGCGGCTTCTCCACCCTCACCGCCTACGACGGCCTCGCAGGATTCGAAATCGCCCAACGTGCCACACCCGACCTCATCATCTCCGACGTAGTCATGCCCGGAATGACCGGCGTCGAACTCGCCATCGCCGTCACCCAGATGATTCCCACCTGCAAGATCCTCTTATTCTCCGGGCAGGCCGCCACCGTCGATCTCCTGAAAGAAGCACGCAACGCCGGCCACGACTTCACCACCCTCACCAAGCCGGTTCACCCCACCGACATGCTCAAGCGCGTCTCCGAGTGTCTGGCGACACCGAGAACCACCTTCACCCCCACACACAACCGAACCGGCGATTCCTCACGGCCAGCGACCTACCTCGTAAACTAA
- a CDS encoding ArnT family glycosyltransferase, whose product MSPAAKNRLILFVLWLLFYATLTLFVPPLLDDADSVHAEVAREMLLRHDWVTLYANGIRYLEKAPILYWSMALSFKLFGVNTAAARLPIALTVLSLALLLEGFARRAFSPRAGLYAGLMLLSSFGIFIFTRILLPDADVCLWLTLALFFYWATESDQSQLNEQDPALHDQRTPGNPSFAASSRRMGTTLSTHHASLTLCWLFAACCALNVLTKGLIGIVFPLLIVLAHLVLTRRSLSAVLTRIRQLHPLSSTIVFLLIAAPWHILIALANPTQGHPGALTFSHGHWSVPLPTDGNVHGWLWFYFVNEQLLRYLNLRVPRDYDTVPVALFWALILLWIMPWSGFFYRALATVPWRKTLRPRVSIRTLTLAENTRLLLGLWALIPVLFFSLSTRQEYYVLPALPAMILLIAAWLDREATEAESFAVPNPLVRSGQRISVVLLVLGSVASLTAGFFLLHSAPPNPGIDLASLLKQNPGDYALSFGHFLDLNAQAMGAFRDPLLLTAIALFTGTLANWLLRRAYQPHAANLCLAAATFAFVLASHIGFQIFSPVLSSRQLATAIEPELKPSDIIVIHGEYESASTLGFYLGRNDLHILDGRSSNLWYGSFFPDAPPIFEDALSLKVRWLEPRRIFLWQSLSDPVPSLPGKTFFITQSGGKEILSNQPNPY is encoded by the coding sequence ATGTCGCCCGCAGCAAAAAACCGTCTCATTCTCTTCGTCCTCTGGCTCCTCTTCTACGCCACCCTCACCCTCTTCGTCCCCCCGCTGCTCGACGACGCCGACTCCGTCCACGCCGAAGTCGCCCGCGAGATGCTCCTCCGCCACGACTGGGTCACCCTCTACGCCAACGGCATCCGCTACCTCGAAAAAGCCCCCATCCTCTACTGGAGCATGGCCCTCAGCTTCAAACTCTTCGGCGTCAACACCGCGGCCGCACGCCTGCCCATCGCCCTCACCGTCCTCTCGCTCGCCCTCCTCCTCGAAGGCTTCGCCCGCCGCGCCTTCTCTCCCCGAGCCGGCCTCTACGCCGGCCTCATGCTCCTCTCCAGCTTCGGCATCTTCATCTTCACCCGCATCCTCCTGCCAGACGCCGACGTCTGCCTCTGGCTCACCCTCGCCCTCTTCTTCTACTGGGCCACCGAGTCCGATCAATCTCAACTAAACGAACAAGACCCAGCTCTCCACGACCAAAGAACTCCGGGTAACCCATCCTTCGCGGCCTCATCGCGAAGGATGGGAACGACGCTCTCCACGCATCACGCAAGCCTCACCCTCTGCTGGCTCTTCGCCGCCTGCTGCGCCCTCAACGTCCTCACCAAGGGCCTCATCGGCATCGTCTTCCCCCTCCTCATCGTCCTGGCCCACCTCGTACTCACCCGCCGCAGCCTAAGCGCCGTTCTAACCCGCATCCGCCAGCTCCACCCCCTCTCCAGCACCATCGTCTTCCTCCTCATCGCCGCCCCCTGGCACATCCTCATCGCCCTCGCCAACCCTACCCAGGGCCATCCCGGAGCGCTCACCTTCTCGCACGGCCACTGGTCCGTCCCCCTGCCAACCGACGGCAACGTCCACGGCTGGCTCTGGTTCTACTTCGTCAACGAGCAGCTCCTCCGCTACCTCAACCTCCGCGTCCCCCGCGACTACGACACCGTCCCCGTCGCCCTCTTCTGGGCCCTCATCCTCCTCTGGATCATGCCCTGGAGCGGCTTCTTCTACCGCGCCCTCGCCACCGTCCCCTGGCGCAAAACCCTCCGCCCGCGAGTCTCCATCCGCACCCTGACCCTCGCTGAAAACACCCGCCTACTCCTCGGTCTCTGGGCCCTCATCCCCGTCCTCTTCTTCTCCCTCTCCACCCGACAGGAGTACTACGTCCTCCCCGCCCTTCCCGCCATGATCCTCCTCATCGCCGCATGGCTCGACCGCGAAGCCACCGAAGCCGAATCCTTCGCCGTCCCTAACCCCCTCGTCCGCTCCGGCCAGCGCATCTCCGTCGTCCTCCTCGTCCTAGGCTCCGTCGCCTCCCTCACCGCCGGCTTCTTCCTCCTCCACTCCGCCCCGCCAAACCCCGGCATAGACCTCGCCTCCCTCCTCAAACAAAATCCCGGCGACTACGCCCTCTCCTTCGGCCACTTCCTCGACCTCAACGCCCAGGCCATGGGAGCCTTCCGCGACCCGCTCCTCCTCACCGCCATCGCGCTCTTCACCGGCACCCTCGCCAACTGGCTCCTTCGCCGCGCCTACCAGCCCCACGCCGCGAACCTCTGCCTCGCCGCCGCCACCTTCGCCTTCGTCCTGGCCTCCCACATCGGCTTTCAAATCTTCTCCCCGGTCCTAAGCTCCCGCCAGCTAGCCACCGCCATCGAGCCCGAACTCAAGCCCAGCGACATCATCGTCATCCACGGCGAGTACGAGAGCGCCAGCACCCTAGGCTTCTACCTCGGACGCAACGACCTCCACATCCTCGACGGCCGCAGCTCCAATCTCTGGTACGGCTCCTTCTTCCCCGACGCTCCACCCATCTTCGAGGACGCCCTCTCCCTCAAAGTCCGTTGGCTTGAACCCCGCCGCATCTTCCTCTGGCAGAGTCTCTCCGACCCCGTACCTTCGCTCCCCGGCAAGACCTTCTTCATTACCCAGAGCGGAGGCAAAGAGATCCTGAGCAACCAGCCCAACCCTTACTAA
- a CDS encoding Rieske 2Fe-2S domain-containing protein, which yields MSEAFRLSDVVRVAEVAGPPTELIFGDWYPALRAGELQEGKTANALLLGVPLLLGRKTGGKLFAMRDLCPHRGIPLSAGWFDGETVTCKYHGWKFEPCSGQCREIPSLTSHETLDPTKIFAGAFPCEERDGFAWVYLPEAGAGRVQGLEALPPVPEVPKFSARFRSAHLEAELPCNVDHGIIGLMDPAHGPFVHQAWWWRSAASIHEKTKHFEPLGDRENNGRNAGFRMSSHAPSANSAPYKLLGVYGEPITTTIDFVLPNRRYETIRAGDKWFSSLTTITPVTASTCRIDVVAAWNVFYWVPFVTSIATFFGARFVRQDQETMIEQAEGLRFHPGLMLIDDADKPAKWYFALKQARLKGTGEHPLSGPVTLHWRS from the coding sequence TTGAGCGAGGCGTTCAGGTTGAGTGATGTGGTACGAGTTGCGGAGGTTGCGGGGCCGCCGACGGAGCTGATCTTTGGGGATTGGTATCCGGCGCTGCGTGCCGGGGAGCTGCAGGAGGGCAAGACGGCGAATGCGCTGCTGCTGGGGGTTCCGCTGCTGCTGGGGCGGAAGACTGGCGGGAAGCTGTTTGCGATGCGGGATCTTTGTCCGCATCGGGGGATTCCGCTGTCGGCTGGTTGGTTCGATGGGGAGACGGTGACGTGCAAGTATCACGGATGGAAGTTTGAGCCTTGCAGCGGGCAGTGCAGGGAGATTCCTTCGCTGACGAGCCATGAGACGCTCGACCCGACGAAGATCTTTGCGGGGGCGTTTCCTTGTGAGGAGCGCGATGGGTTTGCGTGGGTGTATCTGCCGGAGGCTGGCGCGGGGCGAGTGCAGGGGCTGGAGGCGCTGCCGCCGGTGCCGGAGGTGCCGAAGTTTTCGGCGAGGTTTCGGAGCGCGCATCTGGAGGCGGAGCTGCCCTGCAATGTGGATCACGGGATTATCGGGTTGATGGATCCGGCGCATGGGCCGTTTGTGCACCAGGCGTGGTGGTGGCGGTCGGCGGCTAGTATTCATGAGAAGACGAAGCACTTTGAGCCGTTGGGGGACCGGGAGAATAACGGGAGGAACGCGGGGTTTCGGATGTCGTCGCATGCTCCGAGCGCGAACTCGGCGCCTTATAAGTTGCTGGGAGTTTATGGCGAGCCGATTACGACGACGATTGATTTTGTGCTGCCGAATCGGCGGTATGAGACGATTCGCGCGGGGGATAAGTGGTTCTCGAGTCTGACTACGATTACGCCGGTGACTGCTTCGACTTGCAGGATTGATGTGGTTGCGGCCTGGAATGTTTTTTACTGGGTTCCATTTGTAACTTCTATTGCTACTTTCTTTGGGGCGCGGTTTGTGCGGCAGGATCAGGAGACGATGATCGAGCAAGCGGAGGGGTTGCGGTTTCATCCGGGGCTGATGCTGATCGATGATGCGGATAAGCCGGCGAAGTGGTACTTCGCGTTGAAGCAGGCTCGGTTGAAGGGGACGGGGGAGCATCCGCTGAGTGGGCCGGTTACGCTGCACTGGCGGAGTTGA
- a CDS encoding DUF3536 domain-containing protein: MAKSKTSAKSKPSAAEAPRFVCIHGHFYQPPRENPWLETVEVQDSAAPYHDWNDRITAECYAPNGASRITNKQNEIIRIMNNYARMSFNFGPTLLSWLADKAPRTYRMIVDADKVSAQRYSGHGSAVAQVYNHIIMPLANRRDALTQIRWGIADFESRFGRKPEGMWLAETAVNRSVLDLMAQEGIKFTILAPVQCARVRRLDPPAGTTSKPNLDPVAAAAAPAEEPWAQTPSANVDTTHPYLVKLDEGRSIAVFFYDGPGSRAIAFEGLLNSGENFGSRLLGGFHPASPGDPEIAQLSHVATDGESYGHHHKHGEMALSYAMHWIEEGGRAKLTNYGEFLEKFPPKWEAEVAEDTSWSCAHGVERWRSNCGCNGGKAGWNQEWRAPLRDALDYLRDATAPLAEQLSQSLFKDLWLARDAYIQVVLDRSPASIIRFFADHTIRHLAEDERVTALELMELERHTQLMYTSCGWFFDEISGIETIQIIAYAGRVLQLAAKLFGPPGAALEAEFLTRLARAKSNVPEMGDGSEVYRRYVTNMKIGLEQVGAHYAISSIFRAYPEHGELFCFDVHREGQEVFNSGRGRVALGRALLYSRITEESEELCFAVLHLGDQNLSAAVKAYNSTNPAEVEAFATFSTDISTAIRRANLPEVIRLIDRFFGQGEAPGQSPTAYSLTSLFADEQHRILSTILNQTVSEMEHSLRKIYEDHASLMHFLTESGMTAPPALATAARFAINASLRQAIEADPFDFTDIEALLARAEADQIPLDTTLLSYTTGQRMKRAMVRLEAAAAGDPQAADALAAALEVAETIHKMPFEVNIWQAQNIWNDLLRRSDTNYWTDEWKEGFKKLGETMNIKVDQLVIEEGVSAF, translated from the coding sequence ATGGCAAAGTCGAAGACATCCGCAAAGAGCAAACCCTCCGCCGCCGAAGCCCCCCGCTTCGTCTGCATCCACGGCCACTTCTACCAGCCGCCCCGCGAGAACCCCTGGCTCGAAACCGTCGAAGTCCAGGACTCCGCCGCCCCCTATCACGACTGGAACGACCGCATCACCGCCGAGTGCTACGCCCCCAACGGGGCCTCCCGCATCACCAACAAGCAAAACGAAATCATCCGCATCATGAACAACTACGCCCGGATGAGCTTCAACTTCGGCCCCACCCTCCTCAGCTGGCTCGCAGACAAAGCCCCCCGCACCTATCGCATGATCGTCGATGCCGACAAGGTCAGCGCCCAGCGCTACAGCGGCCACGGTTCCGCCGTCGCCCAGGTCTACAACCACATCATCATGCCCCTCGCCAACCGCCGCGACGCCCTCACCCAGATCCGCTGGGGAATCGCCGACTTCGAATCCCGCTTCGGCCGAAAACCCGAAGGCATGTGGCTCGCCGAGACCGCAGTCAACCGCAGCGTACTCGACCTCATGGCGCAGGAGGGCATCAAGTTCACCATCCTCGCTCCCGTCCAGTGCGCCCGCGTCCGCCGACTCGATCCACCCGCAGGCACCACCTCCAAACCAAACCTCGACCCCGTCGCCGCAGCAGCCGCCCCAGCCGAAGAACCCTGGGCCCAGACCCCCAGCGCCAACGTCGATACCACCCATCCCTACCTCGTCAAACTCGACGAAGGCCGCAGCATCGCCGTCTTCTTCTACGACGGCCCCGGCTCCCGCGCCATCGCCTTCGAAGGCCTCCTCAACAGCGGAGAAAACTTCGGCAGCCGACTCCTCGGAGGCTTTCACCCCGCATCCCCCGGCGACCCCGAGATCGCCCAGCTCTCCCACGTCGCCACCGACGGCGAAAGCTACGGCCACCACCACAAACACGGAGAGATGGCCCTCTCCTACGCCATGCACTGGATCGAAGAAGGCGGACGAGCCAAGCTCACCAACTACGGCGAGTTCCTCGAAAAGTTCCCGCCCAAGTGGGAGGCTGAAGTCGCCGAAGACACCTCCTGGTCCTGCGCCCACGGCGTCGAACGCTGGCGCTCCAACTGCGGCTGCAACGGCGGCAAGGCCGGCTGGAATCAAGAGTGGCGCGCCCCCCTGCGCGACGCCCTCGACTACCTCCGCGATGCCACCGCGCCCTTAGCCGAACAACTCTCCCAATCCCTCTTCAAAGATCTCTGGCTCGCCCGCGACGCCTACATTCAGGTCGTCCTCGACCGCTCTCCCGCCTCCATCATCCGTTTCTTCGCCGACCACACCATCCGCCACCTCGCCGAAGACGAACGTGTCACCGCACTCGAACTCATGGAGCTCGAACGCCACACCCAGCTCATGTACACTAGCTGCGGCTGGTTCTTCGACGAGATCTCCGGCATCGAAACCATCCAGATCATCGCCTACGCCGGCCGCGTCCTCCAGCTCGCCGCCAAACTCTTTGGCCCTCCCGGCGCAGCCCTCGAAGCCGAGTTCCTCACCCGCCTCGCCCGCGCAAAGAGCAACGTCCCCGAGATGGGCGACGGTTCCGAAGTCTACCGCCGCTACGTCACCAATATGAAGATCGGCCTCGAGCAAGTCGGCGCCCACTACGCCATCAGCTCCATCTTCCGCGCCTATCCCGAGCACGGCGAGCTCTTCTGCTTCGACGTCCATCGCGAAGGCCAGGAGGTCTTCAACTCCGGCCGCGGCCGCGTCGCCCTCGGCCGCGCACTCCTCTACTCCCGCATCACCGAAGAGAGCGAGGAGCTCTGCTTCGCCGTCCTCCACCTCGGCGACCAGAACCTATCCGCCGCCGTCAAAGCCTACAACTCCACCAACCCCGCCGAGGTCGAAGCCTTCGCCACCTTCTCCACCGACATCAGCACCGCCATCCGCCGCGCCAACCTCCCCGAGGTCATCCGCCTCATCGACCGCTTCTTCGGCCAGGGCGAAGCCCCCGGTCAATCCCCGACCGCCTACTCCCTCACCTCTTTGTTCGCCGACGAGCAGCACCGCATCCTCAGCACCATCCTCAACCAGACCGTCTCCGAGATGGAGCACTCCCTCCGCAAGATCTACGAAGACCACGCCTCCCTCATGCACTTCCTCACCGAGTCCGGCATGACCGCCCCCCCCGCCCTCGCCACCGCCGCCCGCTTCGCCATCAACGCCAGCCTCCGCCAGGCCATCGAGGCCGACCCCTTCGACTTCACCGACATCGAAGCGCTCCTCGCCCGCGCCGAAGCCGACCAGATCCCCCTCGACACAACCCTCCTCAGCTACACCACCGGCCAGCGCATGAAGCGCGCCATGGTTCGCCTTGAAGCTGCAGCCGCCGGCGATCCCCAGGCCGCCGATGCTCTCGCCGCTGCCCTCGAAGTCGCCGAGACCATTCACAAGATGCCCTTCGAGGTAAACATCTGGCAGGCCCAGAACATCTGGAACGATCTCCTCCGCCGCAGCGACACCAACTACTGGACCGATGAATGGAAGGAAGGCTTCAAGAAACTAGGCGAGACCATGAACATCAAGGTCGACCAGCTAGTCATAGAAGAGGGCGTCAGCGCCTTCTAG